The Bacillus vallismortis genome window below encodes:
- the uvrA gene encoding excinuclease ABC subunit UvrA: protein MAMDRIEVKGARAHNLKNIDVTIPRDQLVVVTGLSGSGKSSLAFDTIYAEGQRRYVESLSAYARQFLGQMDKPDVDAIEGLSPAISIDQKTTSRNPRSTVGTVTEIYDYLRLLYARVGKPHCPEHGIEITSQTIEQMVDRILEYPERTKLQVLAPIVSGRKGAHVKVLEQIRKQGYVRVRIDGEMAELSDDIELEKNKKHSIEVVIDRIVVKEGVAARLSDSLETALRLGEGRVMIDVIGEEELMFSEHHACPHCGFSIGELEPRLFSFNSPFGACPTCDGLGMKLEVDADLVIPNQDLSLKENAVAPWTPISSQYYPQLLEAVCTHYGIDMDVPVKDLPKQQLDKVLYGSGDDLIYFRYENDFGQIREGEIQFEGVLRNIERRYKETSSDYIREQMEQYMSQKSCPTCKGYRLKKEALAVLIDGRHIGKITELSVGDALDFFKGLTLSEKDMQIANLILREIVERLSFLDKVGLDYLTLSRAAGTLSGGEAQRIRLATQIGSRLSGVLYILDEPSIGLHQRDNDRLISALKNMRDLGNTLIVVEHDEDTMMAADYLIDIGPGAGIHGGQVTSAGTPDEVMEDANSLTGSYLSGKKFIPLPSERRKPDGRFIEIKGATENNLKKANAKFPLGTFTAVTGVSGSGKSTLVNEILHKALAQKLHKAKAKPGSHKEIKGLDHLDKVIDIDQAPIGRTPRSNPATYTGVFDDIRDVFAQTNEAKVRGYKKGRFSFNVKGGRCEACRGDGIIKIEMHFLPDVYVPCEVCHGKRYNRETLEVTYKGKSISDVLDMTVEDALSFFENIPKIKRKLQTLYDVGLGYITLGQPATTLSGGEAQRVKLASELHKRSTGRTLYILDEPTTGLHVDDIARLLVVLQRLVDNGDTVLVIEHNLDIIKTADYIVDLGPEGGAGGGTIVASGTPEEITEVEESYTGRYLKPVIERDKKRMKTLLEAKETATS, encoded by the coding sequence ATGGCTATGGATCGGATAGAGGTGAAGGGAGCCAGGGCGCATAACCTGAAAAATATAGATGTAACGATTCCAAGAGACCAGCTTGTCGTTGTTACGGGTTTGTCTGGATCAGGGAAATCCTCCCTGGCCTTTGACACCATATATGCAGAAGGACAGAGACGGTATGTTGAGTCGCTGTCTGCCTATGCCCGCCAGTTTTTAGGGCAAATGGATAAGCCGGATGTTGATGCAATTGAGGGGCTGTCTCCCGCCATCAGCATCGATCAGAAAACAACGAGCCGCAACCCGAGGTCAACTGTCGGTACGGTAACTGAGATTTATGATTATCTGCGTCTTTTGTATGCGAGAGTAGGGAAGCCTCATTGTCCGGAACACGGAATTGAGATTACATCGCAAACCATCGAGCAAATGGTCGACAGAATTCTGGAATACCCGGAACGGACGAAGCTTCAGGTGCTGGCCCCGATTGTCTCTGGCCGGAAAGGCGCTCATGTCAAAGTGCTTGAACAGATTAGAAAACAAGGCTATGTCAGAGTCAGAATTGACGGCGAAATGGCTGAGCTTTCTGATGATATTGAATTAGAAAAGAATAAAAAGCATTCGATTGAGGTTGTCATTGACCGGATTGTAGTGAAAGAAGGCGTGGCGGCCCGTCTGTCAGATTCATTGGAAACGGCGCTCCGTTTAGGTGAAGGACGAGTTATGATTGATGTCATCGGTGAGGAAGAGCTGATGTTTAGTGAGCATCACGCCTGCCCGCACTGCGGATTTTCAATCGGCGAGCTGGAGCCGCGCCTGTTTTCATTTAACAGCCCGTTCGGAGCGTGTCCGACGTGTGACGGTCTCGGAATGAAGCTTGAAGTGGATGCGGATCTCGTCATCCCCAATCAAGATTTGTCATTGAAGGAGAATGCAGTCGCCCCTTGGACACCGATCAGCTCACAATATTATCCGCAGCTGCTTGAGGCGGTCTGCACCCACTACGGCATTGATATGGACGTGCCTGTAAAAGATCTGCCGAAGCAGCAGCTGGATAAAGTGCTGTACGGCAGCGGAGACGACCTGATTTATTTCCGTTATGAAAATGATTTTGGGCAAATACGTGAAGGCGAAATTCAATTTGAAGGCGTATTGCGAAATATTGAAAGACGCTATAAGGAGACAAGCTCCGATTACATTCGTGAACAAATGGAGCAGTATATGTCCCAGAAGTCTTGTCCGACATGCAAAGGCTATCGGTTAAAGAAAGAGGCGCTTGCCGTGCTGATTGACGGACGCCACATTGGCAAAATTACCGAGCTGTCTGTCGGAGACGCGCTTGATTTCTTCAAAGGCCTTACCCTTTCTGAGAAAGATATGCAGATTGCCAATTTGATCTTGCGTGAAATTGTGGAGCGTTTAAGCTTTCTGGACAAAGTCGGCCTTGATTACCTGACACTGAGCAGGGCAGCGGGAACATTGTCCGGAGGAGAGGCGCAGCGTATCAGGTTGGCCACTCAAATCGGTTCGCGCTTATCGGGTGTGCTTTATATTTTAGACGAGCCGTCTATCGGCCTGCATCAGCGTGATAACGACCGCTTGATCAGCGCCCTGAAAAATATGAGAGACCTTGGGAACACGCTGATTGTCGTCGAACACGATGAGGACACGATGATGGCAGCGGATTATTTAATTGATATTGGACCCGGCGCCGGCATCCACGGCGGACAGGTGACATCCGCGGGTACGCCGGATGAAGTGATGGAAGATGCAAACTCATTAACGGGCAGCTATTTATCAGGGAAAAAGTTCATCCCATTGCCTTCTGAAAGAAGAAAGCCGGACGGACGTTTTATTGAGATTAAAGGCGCTACAGAAAACAACCTGAAAAAGGCGAATGCCAAGTTTCCGCTAGGAACATTCACAGCGGTTACAGGGGTGTCCGGCTCAGGAAAGAGCACACTCGTCAATGAAATTTTGCACAAGGCGCTGGCGCAAAAGCTCCATAAAGCAAAAGCGAAGCCTGGCAGCCATAAAGAGATTAAAGGCTTGGATCACCTGGACAAAGTCATAGACATTGACCAGGCGCCAATCGGAAGAACGCCGAGATCCAATCCCGCGACATACACCGGTGTGTTTGACGACATTCGCGATGTATTCGCGCAGACAAATGAAGCGAAGGTCCGCGGCTATAAAAAAGGCCGTTTCAGCTTTAACGTGAAGGGCGGCAGATGTGAAGCGTGCCGCGGCGACGGAATTATTAAAATTGAAATGCACTTCCTTCCTGACGTGTACGTTCCATGCGAGGTATGCCACGGCAAACGCTACAACCGGGAAACGCTTGAAGTGACGTACAAAGGAAAAAGCATCTCTGATGTGCTTGATATGACGGTTGAAGACGCTCTTTCTTTCTTTGAAAATATCCCGAAAATCAAGCGTAAGCTCCAAACCCTCTATGATGTTGGGTTAGGTTACATTACGCTCGGACAGCCGGCAACAACCTTGTCGGGTGGAGAAGCGCAGCGCGTGAAGCTTGCGTCTGAGCTGCACAAACGGTCCACAGGGCGAACGCTTTACATTTTAGATGAGCCGACGACAGGTTTACACGTCGACGATATCGCCAGACTCCTTGTCGTGCTTCAGCGATTGGTGGACAACGGAGATACAGTACTCGTCATTGAGCATAATCTTGATATCATTAAGACGGCGGATTATATTGTGGATCTGGGGCCGGAAGGCGGAGCCGGAGGCGGAACCATTGTTGCGTCGGGAACGCCTGAGGAAATCACGGAAGTCGAAGAATCATATACAGGCCGCTATTTGAAGCCTGTTATAGAGCGAGACAAAAAACGCATGAAAACGCTCTTGGAAGCGAAAGAAACGGCTACATCTTAA
- a CDS encoding phage holin family protein, giving the protein MIKWAVSILVNALLLIVIDGYIDSIHVSSIGAAVIASFILSILNVLIKPLLIIFTLPVTMVTFGLFLFVINAITLMMTASIMGDSFQIGGFGTAIWASVILSVFHLLIQKGILEPLQKK; this is encoded by the coding sequence ATGATAAAATGGGCAGTCAGCATTTTAGTCAATGCATTGTTATTAATCGTCATTGATGGATACATTGACTCCATCCATGTCAGCAGCATCGGGGCAGCGGTTATCGCCAGCTTCATATTATCGATCTTAAACGTGCTGATTAAACCGCTGTTGATTATCTTCACACTGCCAGTCACCATGGTGACGTTTGGTCTCTTCTTGTTTGTGATTAACGCCATTACGCTTATGATGACCGCGTCCATTATGGGTGACAGTTTTCAAATTGGCGGCTTCGGCACAGCGATATGGGCATCCGTTATCCTATCGGTGTTCCATTTGCTGATTCAAAAAGGGATTTTAGAACCTCTGCAAAAGAAATAA
- the uvrB gene encoding excinuclease ABC subunit UvrB, with protein sequence MKDRFELVSKYQPQGDQPKAIEKLVKGIQEGKKHQTLLGATGTGKTFTVSNLIKEVNKPTLVIAHNKTLAGQLYSEFKEFFPNNAVEYFVSYYDYYQPEAYVPQTDTFIEKDASINDEIDKLRHSATSSLFERRDVIIIASVSCIYGLGSPEEYREMVVSLRPEMEIERNELLRKLVDIQYARNDIDFQRGTFRVRGDVVEIFPASRDEHCIRVEFFGDEIERIREVDALTGEILGDRDHVAIFPASHFVTRAEKMEKAIQNIEKELEEQLKVMHENGKLLEAQRLEQRTRYDLEMMREMGFCSGIENYSRHLTLRPPGSTPYTLLDYFPDDFMIVVDESHVTIPQVRGMFNGDQARKQVLVDHGFRLPSALDNRPLRFEEFEKHMRNIVYVSATPGPYEIEHTDEMIEQIIRPTGLLDPLIDVRPIEGQIDDLIGEIQARVERDERVLVTTLTKKMSEDLTDYLKEIGIKINYLHSEIKTLERIEIIRDLRLGKHDVLVGINLLREGLDIPEVSLVAILDADKEGFLRSERSLIQTIGRAARNSEGRVIMYADKMTKSMEIAMNETTRRREQQERFNEEHGITPKTINKEIRDVIRATAAAEDKAEYKTKAAPKLSKMTKKERQKVVEQMEHEMKEAAKALDFERAAELRDLLLELKAEG encoded by the coding sequence GTGAAAGATCGCTTTGAGTTAGTCTCGAAATACCAGCCCCAGGGAGATCAGCCGAAAGCCATTGAAAAACTTGTAAAAGGAATTCAGGAGGGCAAGAAGCATCAGACTCTGCTGGGTGCGACAGGAACGGGTAAAACATTTACAGTGTCTAATTTGATTAAAGAAGTCAATAAGCCGACTCTCGTGATTGCCCATAACAAAACCCTTGCCGGACAGCTTTACAGCGAGTTCAAGGAGTTTTTTCCGAACAACGCTGTCGAGTATTTTGTCAGTTATTATGATTATTATCAGCCGGAGGCGTATGTGCCTCAAACGGATACGTTTATAGAAAAAGACGCCAGTATTAATGATGAAATTGATAAACTGAGACACTCCGCCACATCGTCTCTGTTTGAGCGGAGAGATGTCATTATTATCGCAAGTGTGTCTTGTATATACGGTCTCGGTTCGCCTGAAGAATACCGGGAAATGGTCGTGTCACTGCGGCCTGAAATGGAAATTGAGAGAAATGAGCTGCTCAGAAAACTTGTAGACATCCAATATGCCCGCAATGATATCGACTTTCAGCGCGGGACATTTCGTGTGCGCGGAGATGTAGTGGAAATCTTCCCTGCATCTCGTGATGAACACTGTATTAGAGTCGAGTTTTTCGGTGATGAAATCGAAAGGATCAGGGAAGTGGACGCCCTGACAGGAGAAATTCTCGGCGACCGCGATCATGTTGCGATTTTCCCGGCGTCCCACTTCGTAACGCGGGCCGAGAAAATGGAGAAAGCGATTCAAAATATCGAGAAGGAGCTTGAGGAGCAGCTGAAGGTCATGCACGAAAATGGCAAGTTGCTTGAAGCGCAGCGTTTAGAGCAGCGGACAAGATATGATCTTGAGATGATGCGGGAAATGGGTTTCTGCTCCGGCATTGAGAACTATTCAAGACATTTGACGCTTCGGCCTCCGGGTTCAACGCCGTATACGCTTCTTGATTATTTCCCTGACGATTTTATGATCGTGGTAGATGAGTCGCATGTGACGATTCCTCAGGTGCGCGGCATGTTTAATGGGGACCAGGCGCGGAAACAGGTGCTCGTGGATCACGGCTTCCGTCTTCCGTCAGCACTTGATAACCGTCCGCTCCGTTTTGAAGAGTTTGAAAAGCACATGCGCAACATCGTGTATGTATCAGCAACGCCAGGACCGTATGAGATTGAGCATACGGATGAAATGATCGAGCAGATCATCCGTCCGACGGGGCTTCTTGACCCGCTTATTGATGTGCGCCCGATTGAAGGCCAGATTGATGACTTGATCGGCGAAATTCAAGCAAGAGTCGAACGGGATGAACGGGTGCTCGTGACAACCTTGACGAAGAAAATGTCAGAGGACCTGACGGATTATCTGAAGGAAATTGGCATTAAAATAAACTATTTGCATTCAGAGATTAAGACGCTTGAACGGATTGAAATTATCCGCGACCTGCGCCTTGGGAAGCATGATGTGCTTGTCGGCATCAACCTGCTGAGGGAAGGCCTCGATATTCCCGAAGTATCTCTCGTTGCGATTTTGGATGCGGATAAGGAAGGCTTCCTTCGTTCGGAGCGTTCTCTGATTCAGACCATCGGACGGGCAGCGAGAAACTCTGAAGGCCGCGTCATTATGTACGCAGATAAAATGACGAAGTCTATGGAAATTGCGATGAATGAAACAACACGCCGCCGTGAGCAGCAGGAGCGGTTTAACGAAGAGCACGGCATTACGCCGAAAACCATAAATAAAGAAATTCGCGATGTCATTCGCGCCACAGCAGCAGCTGAGGATAAAGCCGAATACAAAACAAAAGCCGCGCCGAAGCTGTCGAAAATGACGAAGAAAGAACGCCAGAAAGTCGTTGAACAGATGGAGCACGAAATGAAAGAAGCCGCCAAGGCGCTTGACTTTGAAAGAGCCGCGGAGCTTCGCGATTTACTTTTAGAGCTAAAAGCGGAAGGATGA
- a CDS encoding MarR family transcriptional regulator, with protein MSNLTKQMIYDIYVRLLHLNEQKANTSLQQFFKEAAEKDVMDVPKNMTSIHVIDCIGRHEPINNAGIARKMNLSKANVTKISTKLIKEEFINSYQLTDNKKEVYFKLTRKGRRIFDLHEKLHKKKELAFYQFLDSFSQDEQNAVLKFLENLTSSLEAEQTNEAPDKPVK; from the coding sequence ATGTCTAATTTGACAAAGCAGATGATATACGACATATACGTGAGGCTGCTGCACCTTAATGAACAAAAAGCGAACACTTCACTTCAGCAGTTTTTTAAGGAGGCCGCAGAAAAGGATGTGATGGATGTTCCTAAAAACATGACAAGCATTCATGTCATTGACTGTATCGGCCGGCATGAACCCATTAACAACGCAGGAATCGCCAGAAAAATGAATTTATCGAAGGCAAATGTAACGAAAATCAGCACAAAACTGATTAAGGAAGAATTCATTAACAGCTATCAGCTGACAGATAACAAGAAAGAAGTGTATTTCAAGTTAACTCGTAAAGGCAGACGGATTTTCGACTTGCATGAGAAACTGCATAAAAAAAAGGAACTGGCTTTTTACCAATTCCTCGATTCATTCTCACAAGATGAGCAAAATGCTGTATTGAAATTTTTAGAGAACCTGACGTCTTCACTTGAAGCAGAACAAACCAACGAGGCTCCGGATAAACCTGTAAAGTAA
- the hag gene encoding flagellin Hag, producing MRINHNIAALNTLNRLGSNNNAAQKNMEKLSSGLRINRAGDDAAGLAISEKMRGQIRGLEMASKNSQDGISLIQTAEGALTETHAILQRMRELTVQAGNTGTQQAEDLGAIKDEMDALIEEVDGISNRTEFNGKKLLDGTETDGFTFQIGANASQQLTVNIDSMSANALGVDTLNVKDFATTPFDTQLESIDTAINNVSKQRAKLGAVQNRLEHTINNLGASSENLTAAESRIRDVDMAKEMSEFTKNNILSQASQAMLAQANQQPQNVLQLLR from the coding sequence ATGAGAATTAACCACAATATCGCAGCGCTTAACACATTAAACCGTTTAGGCTCAAACAACAATGCAGCCCAAAAGAACATGGAGAAGCTTTCTTCAGGCCTTCGTATCAACCGTGCGGGGGATGACGCAGCAGGTCTTGCGATCTCTGAAAAAATGAGAGGACAAATCAGAGGTCTTGAAATGGCTTCTAAAAACTCTCAAGACGGGATCTCTCTTATCCAAACAGCTGAAGGTGCATTGACTGAAACACATGCAATCCTTCAACGTATGCGTGAACTTACTGTTCAAGCAGGAAACACAGGAACACAGCAAGCTGAAGATCTTGGTGCGATTAAAGATGAAATGGATGCACTTATTGAAGAAGTTGACGGCATTTCAAACCGTACTGAATTCAACGGTAAAAAGTTATTAGATGGAACTGAAACTGATGGTTTCACTTTCCAAATTGGTGCAAATGCTAGCCAACAGCTTACAGTTAACATTGACAGCATGTCAGCAAATGCTTTAGGAGTAGACACACTTAATGTAAAAGATTTTGCTACTACTCCTTTTGATACTCAACTTGAAAGTATTGATACTGCAATCAATAACGTATCTAAACAACGTGCTAAACTTGGTGCGGTACAAAACCGTCTAGAGCACACAATCAACAACTTAGGCGCTTCTAGTGAAAACCTGACAGCTGCTGAGTCTCGTATCCGTGACGTTGACATGGCGAAAGAGATGAGCGAGTTCACAAAGAACAACATTCTTTCTCAAGCTTCTCAAGCGATGCTTGCTCAAGCGAACCAACAGCCGCAAAATGTACTTCAATTATTACGTTAA
- a CDS encoding PspC domain-containing protein, with product MNRLYRSEKNKKMAGVIGGLAEYFNWDASLLRVITVILAVMTSVLPVLLIYIIWIFIVPSEREMK from the coding sequence ATGAATAGGCTTTATCGTTCAGAGAAAAACAAAAAAATGGCCGGTGTCATCGGCGGTCTCGCGGAATATTTCAATTGGGACGCATCACTCCTAAGAGTCATAACTGTCATTTTAGCGGTTATGACAAGTGTTTTACCTGTTTTGCTGATATATATCATTTGGATTTTTATCGTCCCGTCAGAAAGGGAAATGAAATGA
- a CDS encoding DUF4097 domain-containing protein: MKQEKERILKLVEEGKLTAQEALTLIEKLDSDYKEKEEKITALSVYVHDEEEPFTAAKGKPSLGAKLFDWIDSAVKKVKEVDLDLNFGHAYDVQHIFQFKDTALSSVDLQIANGSVNIVPWDDEDIRAECQAKVYRVDSQDAARHAFLQHIECEIKGNKFFIRTEKKTMKTNVTLYIPQKEYDKIRVKLFNGPVRGEHLHVKEFSAKTTNGVLSFSHLTAEKATVETANGQIKLASHNCGTIEAETINGLIDLRGRSESIDVQSFNGNIAMNVTESDCRSIYAKTTTGNVELAIPDDLAVKAELKSNLGSLSHELMDVEMLKEKNDTIQKEMMFTSNQAHDQNITVFSESLTGAIKLKYSQR, encoded by the coding sequence ATGAAGCAAGAAAAGGAACGAATCCTTAAGCTTGTGGAAGAAGGGAAACTGACAGCACAAGAGGCTTTGACACTGATTGAAAAGCTTGACAGCGACTACAAGGAAAAAGAAGAAAAAATCACAGCGCTCTCAGTTTATGTACATGATGAGGAAGAGCCGTTTACAGCAGCAAAAGGCAAGCCGTCTTTAGGAGCCAAGCTGTTTGACTGGATTGATTCTGCGGTGAAAAAGGTCAAGGAAGTTGACCTTGATTTGAACTTTGGCCATGCGTATGATGTTCAGCACATTTTTCAATTTAAAGATACTGCCCTTTCCAGTGTTGACTTGCAAATCGCCAATGGCAGTGTGAATATCGTTCCTTGGGATGATGAGGATATCAGAGCGGAATGTCAGGCGAAGGTATATCGCGTTGACAGCCAGGATGCGGCGAGACATGCATTTCTTCAGCATATTGAATGTGAAATCAAAGGTAATAAATTTTTTATCCGTACTGAGAAGAAAACGATGAAAACCAATGTGACTTTATATATTCCTCAGAAGGAGTATGATAAGATTCGGGTGAAGCTGTTTAATGGTCCTGTCAGAGGGGAACATTTACATGTAAAAGAGTTCTCGGCGAAAACGACAAACGGCGTGCTGTCGTTCTCGCATTTAACAGCTGAAAAAGCCACAGTGGAAACGGCCAACGGGCAAATTAAGCTTGCAAGCCACAACTGCGGCACGATAGAAGCGGAAACCATTAACGGATTGATCGATCTCCGCGGGAGAAGCGAATCGATTGACGTTCAAAGCTTTAACGGAAATATTGCGATGAACGTAACAGAATCGGATTGCCGCTCCATTTATGCAAAAACGACGACTGGAAATGTGGAGCTTGCGATTCCGGACGATCTTGCCGTGAAGGCAGAGCTGAAAAGCAATCTTGGTTCGCTGTCTCATGAATTAATGGATGTTGAGATGCTGAAAGAAAAAAATGATACTATTCAAAAAGAAATGATGTTCACTTCAAATCAGGCACATGATCAAAACATCACCGTCTTCTCAGAATCATTAACAGGCGCCATCAAACTAAAGTACTCACAGAGGTGA
- a CDS encoding MFS transporter: MAQTKSKAVLILYIVCFSAFFASLSQNIYSPIIPIIKESFHVSAAMVNLSVSVFMIVTAIMQIILGTIIDFKGARFVLIAGILATAAASIGCAVTTDFTLFLIFRMIQAAGSAALPLIAATTIGQLFTGRERGSAMGTYQMLLSAAPAIAPVLGGLIGGAAGYEGIFWMLTAISVIMLAANSMIFPKDSPAGSKQQTKGNVFTHYKSIFTNRTGNVILTLSFVLFFIYFAVIVYLPILLTEHYHIDVSIAGLLYLPLALSTIAGTFLFKRIQAKVALNTLFIGSNVIAACSIILFAVTHSVSLILMALTLALFGISMGVIPPLYSTMITNEFEHNRGSAIGMFNFIRYTGMAAGPMISAYLLTMIPSAMSFGLLGLIFAALSFCLLPQLYPPQKRMKQKKHHM; encoded by the coding sequence ATGGCTCAAACGAAATCAAAGGCGGTATTGATCTTATATATTGTTTGCTTCAGCGCATTTTTTGCGTCTTTAAGCCAAAACATTTATTCACCTATTATCCCGATTATTAAAGAATCGTTCCACGTTTCCGCAGCAATGGTCAATCTGTCAGTCTCAGTCTTTATGATTGTGACAGCGATTATGCAAATTATATTAGGGACTATCATCGATTTTAAAGGCGCGCGGTTTGTATTGATTGCCGGTATTCTGGCAACGGCAGCCGCCAGCATCGGCTGTGCGGTGACCACTGACTTTACTTTGTTTCTGATATTCAGAATGATACAGGCAGCCGGGTCCGCAGCACTGCCTCTTATTGCTGCCACTACGATCGGACAGCTTTTTACAGGCAGGGAACGCGGAAGTGCCATGGGAACGTATCAAATGCTCCTTTCCGCCGCGCCGGCTATCGCACCTGTCCTCGGGGGATTGATCGGCGGAGCAGCCGGGTACGAAGGGATCTTTTGGATGCTTACGGCCATCTCTGTCATTATGCTGGCGGCAAACAGCATGATCTTTCCCAAAGATTCTCCCGCTGGCTCTAAGCAGCAAACTAAGGGCAATGTTTTTACCCATTACAAATCAATATTTACAAACCGAACAGGAAACGTCATTTTAACCTTAAGCTTTGTCCTCTTTTTCATTTATTTTGCGGTGATCGTCTACCTCCCGATATTACTGACGGAGCATTATCATATTGATGTGAGCATTGCAGGGCTGTTGTATTTGCCACTGGCCTTAAGTACAATCGCAGGTACGTTTCTGTTTAAAAGAATACAGGCAAAAGTCGCGCTGAACACCTTGTTTATCGGCAGCAATGTGATAGCTGCCTGCAGTATCATTTTGTTCGCCGTTACACATTCTGTTTCTCTCATTCTCATGGCACTCACACTGGCATTGTTTGGCATCTCAATGGGGGTCATCCCTCCCTTGTACTCCACAATGATCACCAATGAATTTGAACACAACAGAGGGAGCGCCATCGGAATGTTTAACTTTATCAGATACACAGGCATGGCGGCAGGTCCGATGATATCTGCTTATCTGCTCACAATGATACCGTCTGCCATGTCGTTTGGCCTCTTAGGCCTTATATTTGCCGCATTGAGCTTTTGCCTTCTGCCGCAACTGTATCCGCCGCAGAAGCGCATGAAGCAAAAAAAACACCACATGTAA
- a CDS encoding CsbA family protein: protein MITKAVFALFFPFMLVVLFSRVTFNHYVAIALTAALLFASYLKGYTETYFIVGLDVVSLVAGGLYMAKKTAEKKEE, encoded by the coding sequence TTGATTACAAAAGCCGTTTTTGCATTGTTTTTCCCTTTTATGCTTGTTGTCCTTTTTTCAAGAGTCACTTTTAATCATTATGTGGCGATCGCCCTGACAGCTGCATTGCTGTTTGCCTCTTATTTAAAAGGCTATACAGAAACGTATTTTATTGTAGGATTGGATGTTGTGTCTCTTGTGGCTGGCGGACTGTACATGGCCAAAAAAACTGCCGAGAAAAAAGAAGAGTAA